In Plasmodium relictum strain SGS1 genome assembly, chromosome: 7, the genomic stretch tttttttcttcttcatagttatcattttctttacaCCTAGATGTAACTAATGAATGTTTTTGTCTCATTTGCTTTAATTTTTCCTTATACTCCATTTTAACTTTATCTAAGTTTTTggattttaaattatttttcttttgttctAACTCTTCCTttgataatttatatttatctaaaTCATTTTGATTACTATTCCATtcatttttatgatttaCCTGttctgtttttttattttttatatacattttttttttggtattttttttttttaataaaggcATTAATGGTTtattatgatttttttttaaaatttcattatttctttgtattactttttttttaattaataatttattttcgtcttttttaataatatgcGATTCACTAACTAAAGTATTATCATTATCACTTTCACTGAAATttgtacttttttttttcgattttttatacttttttattgcTTTATCATAGAAATCATCAACTAGTGAATTGTAGCTACTATCATCATTGTTATCTATTGACTttcttaataatttattttcatttgaatAACTTTCCTTcttagaaaataatgaatcaTTAAAATGACTATTACTATGGAAaagtaaatttttcttttcatctAGTTTTCTTatactttcttttttattttcttcataattttttattataccaATTGCAATATCGCTATAATCACTTTCACtgaatattttcattttttttttttttttgaagaaaataattaaacatTTACGAtgttacatatataaattataaaggcatatgaaaattttaaaattaatatgaaataatatttaataattaaaacacaacttttttttttaaatattaaaagggagaaaaaataaaaaaaataacttctTTTGGCAAATAttactttattattaattttttttttaatgaaacataaaaataaatggcaaaaattattatgttttattcatttttaatttacaaatgctatataaaaaaatttttgatattgctttgaatattttttcttttttgttattaatcttaaaaatagaaaaattatgtatacatatatatatatatattcttaaaactaaaaagataattatattttaaagtaagacaaaaagaaaaattttaagttaaattaggcaaaaaaaaaaaaacgaaaaaaaatacaataaattttttttataaatttacttttttttattatatactataattatataaaatataataatttaacaaAAGTATTAGAGTatctataatatttattttattttaacaaaaaaaaaaaaaagaaaatatatttccttTTCTAAATTTTACACATTAAttacattttaaatatttaatagaatatatatataatatcttttccatttttttttttttttatctgaTATTAGTtctttcattaaatttaatttattttattcttttatttgttttatcttttttttttcttctttattattggatatttctttattttttcttgataattccttatttttatttaattttttttttctaataattttttttttttcttctaatatTGATTCATCATCTATTCCTATTTCAATAATATCacttaatttatattttttgttacatATTATGCATAAGTTTTCctgaaaatataaacattCAAAAGACGAAgaatgaaatatattaatatacttattaaagaaaataatatatttcttttttttattttctttttttaatttttgttacatCTGTATTATTTATGTgattaaaaactttttttgaaaatacgCAACCACATGAAAATATGCAGATCCCTCCCGATGTTGAATTAATGATTTCATTTGAAATTAAACATATTAATTTactttcttcatttaatttatttttacaaacaACCAGATCTTTAAGTGAATCTATATGAGAAAATTTCTCATATATATctctttttctcttttttttattttgcttCCTAAACAAAATTaactttaaaatattctCTTTGTTATATAGATACCCAAGACGACAACAAAAAATTGGCTCCTTCAGTATTTcctgaaaaaaaataagagatgaaaaaatttacataagggtatataaatatatataatcataAATATGCAAAggtacttattttattttttttatcaaaaaatgtCTACTTGTGATATTGCACAATGATTAAAATAATACTcctttaattcttttttgttatatttattttgggTTATAGTAACAAgtgtatttttttcatatccTAGACTTCCAATATTTTCtttcaattttttgtttttcattttaactAAATCAACTCGTTGAGGTAAACTTCCTCCATCTCCCCCCATTgtaaattttcttatttttattatcctttatcttaattttttttttttctgttttgttattactttttttttttttttttcttatatcttttttttttttatctttctaTTTACTTgtctttaaataattttaaaattaaaaatagaaaatatattattaaataaatactaagaaaaaaaaaaaaagtgaaatatgtaaaattatacatatttCTTTAAAGTTTAtgcattttatattttaaattacataaaatacatatttatatatgaaaaatcgtttatgtaatttttcaatttttaaatgaaccttaaaaaaaataagttgctgtatcattttttttttttaatttttgtaatttgaAATAATTATTCACAAAActaattttcatttcttaataattaaaataacaaaaaaaaaaaaaaaatttacaaaaattttaaatcaatttaattatttaaatcataaaaaataaaagataaatatttactataaaaaatatatgcatatatatatttataaagaaaaaatatatttaaaattattttttatatcttcaaaaattttttaaatttaaaaaatgggtgaaatatacaataaaagGCACAAATATGTAAACAATggtgaaaataaaaaaaaaaaattagatttaaggaaattattaataagattatttaaataatattagttttattattttttaaaaattttatttggttgcattttcttttttataggAGTTTTAATATATGAATGGGAACAGAGTAtagatgaaataaatatatatataaatatgaattCTAAAATAGTGAATAAAAATGACTTAGacatagaaataaaaagcaAAAGAATACGAATTGGtttaaaaaagatgaaaagcTTTCTAGATGATGAATTATTTAGTGTAATTGACGAAGATTGCTCTTATTGGTTTATTGAAGATAataatttacatattttGTTAACAAAAGCAAAAAAAGGGGAAGTGTGGAGTAGTGTTTTTAAAGGTCATAAGAATTTAAATGCTGTTGATGAagataatacaaaaaaaaaaattcttttagaAAGATTTCAACAAGAATATCCaaattttgatttttcttctgcatcttttaatggGCAAGTTCCTGATGCTAGAACTTTTATGGGAGGtattaaatattaacaaaaaaaagaaacaaaaatttataaaatatatttttacaaatatttataatcaaatatttattttttaatatgttatgttttcaaaaaaaaattattaaaaaaggcTTAAAAATAGcctactataaaaaaaaaaaaagttttaaaaaaaattaaatttttatatataataatatatatatatgtattagtATTTacaacaataaaaatatactttttttattttgaagttttacttatattttataatttttttttttttttaaattattttacttaatccttttttttgtttttttttttcgtttttctattttattattttttttttataattgtcacttttaataatatatacatttatatttatatgtgtatttttttaaaactttgAGTTTATTTATGATCCTCTATCATATCTAGTAACAAGCTCCTTCTTTCAAATAGTGCTTTTGCATTAGTATCTTctaaattttgttttatcaaagaattttttacattatttgCTTGCTGTAATTTTAAAGCTTTTCTGcagttattaaaattaataaagctATGAAGGCATTTATATTCTCTATCAAGTTTATTTAGttgataattattttttaaacaacGAAAGTAAATAGATCCTACTAATCTACAAGGATTATCTACTGTAGTACTTTTATTCCACatgttattataataatctGCCTTATATTCTCTTGCATCTATGCTTAAATTATCTTCTATTTCTGGTTTACCATTTACTATGTCATACCACATCATCTTATCTTtcaaattaatattattatttattgataaaccaacaaaattataattatcaaaaagtttttttaaagaataattCAATTCCATATTtaatcttcttttaataaaccaaTTTTTTAACTCACTTTCAAGTGAATTTATTTcgctttttattttaaacaaTGCATTATCCtcattttcaaattttttaatatctgtactcattttttatatgcttattaatttttcaacaAATTTCTTTTcgtaaatatttattttacttaaaatataaatacttaATCTCACCAAGTcagtttttataaatatattcatttaaaaaagagggaaaatttttttttattttaaatttagtgaaatatttaattttgatttttttggAATATTTACTATTAATTCAAtagaaatttttatgttattaaaatacttattatttatttattcaaaaatattcttttaatttaataaaatatttattttgaatttattcaatttatgtttttaatttataatattattttttttaagtcaAAATGCATTTattcataatttaattaaaaatatttgttcataataaaaagatatgtttatattttttttaatttttcttgttAGAATCaacttaaatatttttttttttttttttttgaattaattttaattttttttctttatcttttttaatttaaagataattaaaaattttctctAACAAAATTtcgaaatttttttaaaaatgatacaAGTATTCctattaatataattgaaATATCCCGTATCAAAGTATTAATGAAAACCGGAGCGttactaataaaaattaataaaaaaaaaatacaaaaaaaaagccttttaaaaaatgtacaAAATTTTAGTTTCcaattttctaatattttttttttttaaagaaatataaaaaagaaataataattttaaaatgcataattaaaaaaacatacaCTAATTCTCTTATAAGctcttttttcataatagATCTACTTGCATATTAATAAGAGTACctcttattattattaaggtttttactttattgtacatataagataaaaatttgagaaaaatacatttaaaagaaaaaaaaagatgaatcAAATACTTCATAgtaacaaaatataaaatttttaatttttatttaattttattatttgagaATATTTGGGAATATTTTAGAACAATTGGGAATATGAGAAATATAAGcatgaataaaaatttctatttaaaataaaaagaaaaaaaagaagacatctcttttttaaatattaattttttatatgatttttttattttcttttaaattttttcatagagtttatttatttatttattcatgttattttattttattttttttttttttttgtcttcatttttattaaagctTGCATTCTTTTAGTTTGAGTCACTATTAGATTTTTCActgacattttttttaaaaaatacgatgaaaaaaaaaaaaaaaatgcgtTCAAAAGG encodes the following:
- a CDS encoding replication termination factor, putative; its protein translation is MGGDGGSLPQRVDLVKMKNKKLKENIGSLGYEKNTLVTITQNKYNKKELKEYYFNHCAISQEPIFCCRLGYLYNKENILKLILFRKQNKKKRKRDIYEKFSHIDSLKDLVVCKNKLNEESKLICLISNEIINSTSGGICIFSCGCVFSKKVFNHINNTDENLCIICNKKYKLSDIIEIGIDDESILEEKKKIIRKKKLNKNKELSRKNKEISNNKEEKKKIKQIKE
- a CDS encoding CS domain protein, putative yields the protein MGEIYNKRHKYVNNGVLIYEWEQSIDEINIYINMNSKIVNKNDLDIEIKSKRIRIGLKKMKSFLDDELFSVIDEDCSYWFIEDNNLHILLTKAKKGEVWSSVFKGHKNLNAVDEDNTKKKILLERFQQEYPNFDFSSASFNGQVPDARTFMGGIKY